In one window of Synchiropus splendidus isolate RoL2022-P1 chromosome 15, RoL_Sspl_1.0, whole genome shotgun sequence DNA:
- the zyx gene encoding zyxin isoform X2 — translation MEDSSRSKPVMVTSSLNFKVTTPSFYNQPKKFASVAPPRPKSVTPPTAPSPTPVGTGVIGRVGDLPPPPPSLCDDFPPPPPPPPLDDDLPAPPPECQVASAASEDLPSFPAPPPVADDLPLPAPPEDSTCLPTCPSPPPPPPPPSLSTTGPAGTPQRLMEKQTSFDKQLDSLTDLLSEMETRGPFNPKLPSQYSAAPAPKPAGPPPTAPKPALSFLPPPEMGDRPPPAPWAEELKARTNRQANHNNAAPNSQPFAKPAAVAPKSGFPGRSSSSSLAQKLNQNLNQTSGLKPSPANSSFPPPPAAPPAAPAPAAPAPNHVKAAPFVSHVNVNQNLPPAGTPPQNKTPAAPSPSTFSQAAKSPPAPSKPSSPPGPVAVPGGGVPLNMREVEELERMTKDFIRDMDTHAPVIVSPPTEVCGKCGEALSRTQPAVRAMDKLFHSNCFCCMSCHRPLQGMQFYDRDGAPQCEDCYMSSLAVCSRCGERITDRVLKAVGQCFHAHCFRCSTCSCVLEGAPFITDDNNNPYCVQDYHRRFSPLCVSCNEPIIPAPGSEETVRVVALDKNFHLKCYRCEDCARPLSIEADENGCYPLDGRILCMKCHTQRAKQAAQ, via the exons ATGGAGGATTCCAGCCGCAGCAAGCCGGTCATGGTGACGTCCTCTCTGAACTTCAAGGTCACCACGCCGTCCTTCTACAACCAGCCAAAGAAGTTTGCCTCAGTAGCACCGCCGCGACCCAAAAGTGTCACCCCTCCCACGGCACCATCGCCCACCCCAGTTGGCACGGGGGTGATCGGACGGGTGGGCGACCTTCCCCCGCCTCCCCCCTCACTCTGTGACG acttccctcctccccctccacctcctccgctGGACGACGATTTGCCAGCTCCTCCACCAGAATGTCAGGTCGCCTCCGCCGCCTCAGAAGACCTCCCCTCTTTCCCAGCTCCGCCTCCTGTCGCGGACGATCTGCCTCTCCCAGCCCCCCCAGAGGATAGCACCTGTCTGCCCACCTGCCCGTCTCCACCGCCTCCCCCGCcccctccgtctctctccacCACCGGCCCTGCTGGGACCCCCCAG CGGCTGATGGAGAAGCAGACGAGTTTCGACAAACAGCTGGACTCTCTGACTGACCTTCTGTCCGAGATGGAGACCAGAGGACCCTTCAACCCCAAG CTACCGAGCCAGTATTCTGCAGCACCAGCACCCAAACCAGCCGGCCCTCCCCCGACGGCCCCTAAACCAGCTCTGTCCTTCCTCCCACCCCCAGAGATGGGCGACCGGCCTCCCCCGGCGCCCTGGGCCGAAGAGCTGAAAGCCAGAACCAACCGACAGGCCAACCACAACAACGCAGCACCAAACTCACAGCCTTTTGCGAAACCAGCAGCTGTAGCTCCAAAGTCGGGTTTCCCCGGGAGAAGCTCGTCGTCCTCCCTTGCACAAAAACTCAACCAGAACCTGAACCAGACTTCTGGGCTGAAACCCTCCCCAGCCAACAGCTCCTTCCCTCCGCCGCCTGCAGCTccacctgcagctcctgctccagccGCGCCGGCACCCAATCATGTCAAGGCTGCTCCGTTCGTCAGTCACGTTAATGTGAACCAGAACCTCCCTCCTGCTGGGACTCCCCCTCAGAACAAAACTCCAGCTGCCCCATCACCTTCCACCTTCAGCCAGGCAGCCAAGTCTCCACCTGCACCTTCG AAACCGTCTTCGCCTCCTGGTCCGGTCGCCGTGCCTGGTGGAGGTGTTCCCCTGAACATGAGGgaagtggaggagctggagaggatGACCAAGGACTTCATTAGAGACATGGATACCCATGCACCGGTCATTGTGTCACCCCCTACAG AGGTGTGCGGGAAGTGTGGTGAGGCTCTGTCCCGCACGCAGCCGGCAGTGAGAGCCATGGACAAGCTCTTCCACTCCAACTGCTTCTGCTGCATGAGCTGCCACCGCCCCCTGCAGGGCATGCAGTTCTACGACCGGGACGGGGCGCCCCAGTGTGAGGACTGCTATATG AGCTCTCTGGCTGTGTGTTCTCGATGTGGCGAGCGGATCACTGACCGCGTCCTGAAGGCGGTGGGTCAGTGTTTCCACGCCCACTGCTTCCGCTGCAGCACCTGCTCCTGTGTCCTGGAGGGGGCGCCCTTCATCacagatgacaacaacaaccccTACTGTGTCCAGGACTACCACCGCCGCTTCTCTCCTCTGTGCGTCAGCTGCAACGAGCCCATCATTCCCGCCCCGGGCAGCGAGGAGACGGTCCGAGTGGTGGCTCTGGACAAGAACTTCCACCTCAAGTGCTACCGCTGCGAG GACTGCGCTCGACCTCTCTCCATAGAGGCGGATGAAAACGGCTGCTATCCTCTGGACGGTCGGATCCTGTGTATGAAGTGCCATACCCAGCGAGCCAAACAAGCTGCTCAGTGA
- the zyx gene encoding zyxin isoform X1 — protein MEDSSRSKPVMVTSSLNFKVTTPSFYNQPKKFASVAPPRPKSVTPPTAPSPTPVGTGVIGRVGDLPPPPPSLCDDFPPPPPPPPLDDDLPAPPPECQVASAASEDLPSFPAPPPVADDLPLPAPPEDSTCLPTCPSPPPPPPPPSLSTTGPAGTPQRLMEKQTSFDKQLDSLTDLLSEMETRGPFNPKLPSQYSAAPAPKPAGPPPTAPKPALSFLPPPEMGDRPPPAPWAEELKARTNRQANHNNAAPNSQPFAKPAAVAPKSGFPGRSSSSSLAQKLNQNLNQTSGLKPSPANSSFPPPPAAPPAAPAPAAPAPNHVKAAPFVSHVNVNQNLPPAGTPPQNKTPAAPSPSTFSQAAKSPPAPSQKPSSPPGPVAVPGGGVPLNMREVEELERMTKDFIRDMDTHAPVIVSPPTEVCGKCGEALSRTQPAVRAMDKLFHSNCFCCMSCHRPLQGMQFYDRDGAPQCEDCYMSSLAVCSRCGERITDRVLKAVGQCFHAHCFRCSTCSCVLEGAPFITDDNNNPYCVQDYHRRFSPLCVSCNEPIIPAPGSEETVRVVALDKNFHLKCYRCEDCARPLSIEADENGCYPLDGRILCMKCHTQRAKQAAQ, from the exons ATGGAGGATTCCAGCCGCAGCAAGCCGGTCATGGTGACGTCCTCTCTGAACTTCAAGGTCACCACGCCGTCCTTCTACAACCAGCCAAAGAAGTTTGCCTCAGTAGCACCGCCGCGACCCAAAAGTGTCACCCCTCCCACGGCACCATCGCCCACCCCAGTTGGCACGGGGGTGATCGGACGGGTGGGCGACCTTCCCCCGCCTCCCCCCTCACTCTGTGACG acttccctcctccccctccacctcctccgctGGACGACGATTTGCCAGCTCCTCCACCAGAATGTCAGGTCGCCTCCGCCGCCTCAGAAGACCTCCCCTCTTTCCCAGCTCCGCCTCCTGTCGCGGACGATCTGCCTCTCCCAGCCCCCCCAGAGGATAGCACCTGTCTGCCCACCTGCCCGTCTCCACCGCCTCCCCCGCcccctccgtctctctccacCACCGGCCCTGCTGGGACCCCCCAG CGGCTGATGGAGAAGCAGACGAGTTTCGACAAACAGCTGGACTCTCTGACTGACCTTCTGTCCGAGATGGAGACCAGAGGACCCTTCAACCCCAAG CTACCGAGCCAGTATTCTGCAGCACCAGCACCCAAACCAGCCGGCCCTCCCCCGACGGCCCCTAAACCAGCTCTGTCCTTCCTCCCACCCCCAGAGATGGGCGACCGGCCTCCCCCGGCGCCCTGGGCCGAAGAGCTGAAAGCCAGAACCAACCGACAGGCCAACCACAACAACGCAGCACCAAACTCACAGCCTTTTGCGAAACCAGCAGCTGTAGCTCCAAAGTCGGGTTTCCCCGGGAGAAGCTCGTCGTCCTCCCTTGCACAAAAACTCAACCAGAACCTGAACCAGACTTCTGGGCTGAAACCCTCCCCAGCCAACAGCTCCTTCCCTCCGCCGCCTGCAGCTccacctgcagctcctgctccagccGCGCCGGCACCCAATCATGTCAAGGCTGCTCCGTTCGTCAGTCACGTTAATGTGAACCAGAACCTCCCTCCTGCTGGGACTCCCCCTCAGAACAAAACTCCAGCTGCCCCATCACCTTCCACCTTCAGCCAGGCAGCCAAGTCTCCACCTGCACCTTCG CAGAAACCGTCTTCGCCTCCTGGTCCGGTCGCCGTGCCTGGTGGAGGTGTTCCCCTGAACATGAGGgaagtggaggagctggagaggatGACCAAGGACTTCATTAGAGACATGGATACCCATGCACCGGTCATTGTGTCACCCCCTACAG AGGTGTGCGGGAAGTGTGGTGAGGCTCTGTCCCGCACGCAGCCGGCAGTGAGAGCCATGGACAAGCTCTTCCACTCCAACTGCTTCTGCTGCATGAGCTGCCACCGCCCCCTGCAGGGCATGCAGTTCTACGACCGGGACGGGGCGCCCCAGTGTGAGGACTGCTATATG AGCTCTCTGGCTGTGTGTTCTCGATGTGGCGAGCGGATCACTGACCGCGTCCTGAAGGCGGTGGGTCAGTGTTTCCACGCCCACTGCTTCCGCTGCAGCACCTGCTCCTGTGTCCTGGAGGGGGCGCCCTTCATCacagatgacaacaacaaccccTACTGTGTCCAGGACTACCACCGCCGCTTCTCTCCTCTGTGCGTCAGCTGCAACGAGCCCATCATTCCCGCCCCGGGCAGCGAGGAGACGGTCCGAGTGGTGGCTCTGGACAAGAACTTCCACCTCAAGTGCTACCGCTGCGAG GACTGCGCTCGACCTCTCTCCATAGAGGCGGATGAAAACGGCTGCTATCCTCTGGACGGTCGGATCCTGTGTATGAAGTGCCATACCCAGCGAGCCAAACAAGCTGCTCAGTGA